From a region of the Candidatus Bathyarchaeota archaeon genome:
- the purB gene encoding adenylosuccinate lyase: protein MPILPIDTGRYGTKEMRQIFEEENKLQRMLDVEAALAWAHAEVGNIPQKDAEIIMQKASVRYVKLERVKAIEREIKHDVASIVRALAEQSGPSGAYVHLGATSYDIVDTTKALMLKDAVKLVEQKLDALEQILMKKANKYKGTIITGRTHGQHALPITLGFKFAIWMRENARNIQRLKQCRERLLVGKMTGAVGTQAGLGRHAIEIQELVMKKLSIKHADISTQIVQRDLHAELVCLLAIIASSLDNIATEIRELQRPEIAELFEAFEYKKQVGSSTMSHKHNPETCETVCGLAKVLRGLIIPSLENVVTWHERDLTQSSAERFVIPEACILVDHMLFLMINILTDLRVDEERMRQNLTITGGRMMSEAVMTALVQKGMNRQEAHELLRKLTIKSEVENRHFKEVLVKNKKIRKFLTKTEISDALNPQKYLGTAVEQVELMIKKTRQERKARA, encoded by the coding sequence ATGCCGATTCTCCCTATTGACACTGGTCGCTATGGAACCAAAGAGATGAGACAGATTTTCGAAGAAGAAAATAAGCTTCAGCGAATGTTAGACGTTGAAGCTGCTCTCGCATGGGCACACGCCGAAGTTGGGAATATCCCGCAAAAAGACGCAGAAATAATTATGCAGAAAGCTTCGGTGCGATACGTTAAGCTTGAACGTGTCAAAGCTATCGAGCGTGAGATTAAACATGACGTGGCATCAATTGTCAGAGCTTTAGCCGAGCAAAGTGGCCCAAGCGGTGCCTATGTTCATCTAGGTGCAACAAGCTACGACATCGTTGATACCACAAAGGCGCTTATGCTAAAGGATGCTGTAAAACTTGTTGAGCAAAAATTAGACGCTCTAGAACAAATTTTGATGAAAAAAGCCAACAAGTACAAAGGAACAATTATAACTGGCAGAACACATGGTCAACATGCTCTGCCAATAACTTTAGGCTTCAAATTTGCGATTTGGATGCGAGAAAACGCTCGAAACATCCAACGATTAAAGCAATGTCGTGAACGTTTGCTGGTTGGGAAAATGACTGGTGCTGTAGGGACCCAAGCAGGGTTGGGACGACACGCCATTGAGATTCAAGAACTTGTAATGAAAAAACTAAGCATAAAACACGCTGACATTTCCACACAAATTGTACAGCGCGACCTCCACGCAGAACTCGTTTGTCTTCTAGCCATAATTGCTTCCTCTTTAGACAACATTGCCACCGAAATTCGGGAATTGCAACGACCGGAAATTGCGGAACTGTTCGAGGCTTTCGAATATAAGAAACAGGTGGGCAGCTCTACAATGTCGCATAAACATAACCCCGAGACTTGTGAAACAGTTTGTGGATTAGCGAAAGTTCTGAGAGGCTTGATTATACCTTCACTTGAGAACGTTGTAACATGGCATGAGAGAGATTTAACACAATCCTCAGCTGAACGCTTCGTAATTCCAGAGGCTTGCATTCTAGTTGATCACATGTTATTTCTGATGATCAACATCTTAACCGACTTGCGAGTTGACGAAGAACGGATGAGGCAGAACTTGACAATAACAGGGGGGCGGATGATGTCTGAGGCTGTCATGACCGCGCTTGTGCAAAAGGGAATGAACCGCCAAGAAGCCCATGAACTTCTCAGAAAACTAACAATAAAGAGCGAAGTAGAAAACCGCCATTTCAAAGAAGTTTTAGTTAAGAACAAAAAAATACGGAAATTCTTAACAAAAACAGAGATTAGCGATGCCCTTAACCCACAGAAATATTTAGGAACCGCTGTCGAACAGGTAGAACTGATGATAAAGAAAACACGGCAGGAAAGAAAGGCGAGAGCGTGA